The Methanolacinia petrolearia DSM 11571 genome has a segment encoding these proteins:
- a CDS encoding ABC transporter permease: MDVIYTIWLRSVKRYIRSKSRIVGSLGMPLFLLVFMGFGLNSVVVIPNTGENYIVFLAPGIVAMGVLFTSIFAGIQIIWDKQFGFLKETLVAPVTRTEIMLGQTFGGATTAIIQGTIILLISFLVGLSFPGITGLLIAAGFMILIGIAFTSLGIAIASRMEDMNGFQLIMSFLIFPIFGLSGAMFPIDSLPSAFKSLTLFDPLTYGVEGIRYGLTGASQINPLVCLIVLAAFSVAMILVGAYLFRKTSV; this comes from the coding sequence ATGGACGTAATATATACTATCTGGCTCCGGAGTGTCAAGAGATACATACGATCTAAGAGCCGCATCGTAGGAAGTCTCGGAATGCCTCTCTTCCTTCTCGTTTTCATGGGATTCGGCCTGAACTCGGTCGTCGTCATACCCAATACAGGCGAAAACTACATCGTCTTCCTCGCCCCGGGAATCGTGGCGATGGGTGTCCTGTTCACGTCGATATTCGCAGGGATACAGATCATCTGGGACAAGCAGTTCGGTTTCCTGAAGGAGACGCTCGTAGCACCGGTGACGAGAACCGAGATCATGCTCGGCCAGACATTCGGGGGAGCGACCACCGCAATCATCCAGGGAACGATAATCCTCCTGATCTCGTTTCTCGTCGGCCTCAGCTTTCCCGGAATCACCGGGCTTCTCATTGCCGCGGGATTCATGATCCTGATCGGAATAGCGTTCACCTCGCTCGGCATAGCGATCGCATCGAGAATGGAGGACATGAACGGATTCCAGCTGATAATGAGTTTCCTGATATTTCCCATCTTCGGGCTTTCGGGAGCTATGTTTCCGATCGACAGTCTTCCTTCGGCATTCAAATCGCTGACTCTGTTCGATCCCCTGACGTACGGAGTGGAAGGAATCAGATACGGCCTGACAGGGGCATCGCAGATCAATCCCCTGGTCTGCCTTATCGTGCTCGCCGCGTTCTCCGTTGCAATGATACTGGTCGGGGCATATCTGTTCAGGAAGACTTCGGTCTAA
- a CDS encoding daunorubicin resistance protein DrrA family ABC transporter ATP-binding protein, with amino-acid sequence MKAVTVENLTKKFGDFTAVDNISFDIDENEIFGLLGPNGAGKSTTISILATMADATSGKAIVNGHDTADDEDGVRKSIGIVFQDQSLDEELTAWENMDFHGRLYRIPGETRDKRIKELLELVGLYERKDDLVKTFSGGMRRRLEIARGLLHRPKVLFLDEPTLGLDPQTRNYLWEYIENLNREFGISVIITTHYMEEADRLCDRIGIIDQGRIIALDTPENLKNSIGGDIITVKSPDFNEKISGLNQPWIENISCYDGFFTISLSNAEEHLTAVISALLDNGIEISSVSVHKPTLEDVFLHYTGKTIRDAELDSKDHMRMMHNMRRH; translated from the coding sequence ATGAAAGCGGTAACAGTTGAAAACCTTACGAAGAAGTTCGGAGATTTTACTGCGGTCGACAATATATCGTTCGATATAGATGAAAACGAGATCTTCGGCCTCCTGGGTCCGAACGGGGCAGGGAAATCCACGACCATATCCATCCTCGCGACGATGGCCGATGCCACTTCGGGAAAGGCGATAGTAAACGGGCATGATACCGCCGACGACGAAGACGGTGTCAGGAAATCCATAGGCATAGTATTCCAGGACCAGAGCCTCGACGAAGAACTGACCGCCTGGGAGAACATGGATTTCCACGGGAGGCTGTACAGGATTCCCGGTGAAACACGCGACAAGAGGATAAAAGAGCTTCTTGAGCTTGTAGGTCTCTACGAGAGAAAAGACGATCTTGTAAAGACATTCTCCGGGGGCATGAGAAGGAGGCTCGAGATTGCAAGAGGTCTTCTGCACAGGCCGAAGGTTCTCTTCCTCGACGAACCGACACTCGGCCTCGACCCGCAGACGAGGAATTATCTCTGGGAGTATATCGAGAACCTGAACCGGGAATTCGGGATCTCCGTAATCATCACTACCCACTACATGGAGGAGGCGGACAGGCTGTGCGACAGGATCGGGATCATAGATCAGGGACGAATCATCGCACTCGACACACCCGAAAACCTCAAGAACAGTATAGGAGGCGATATCATCACAGTAAAATCACCGGATTTCAATGAAAAAATCTCGGGCCTGAACCAGCCCTGGATTGAAAACATCTCATGCTATGACGGTTTTTTTACAATCAGTCTTTCAAACGCGGAGGAGCACCTGACCGCAGTAATCAGTGCTCTCCTGGACAACGGCATCGAAATCTCATCGGTCTCGGTCCACAAACCGACACTCGAAGACGTCTTCCTCCACTATACGGGAAAAACAATCCGCGACGCAGAGTTGGATTCGAAGGACCATATGAGAATGATGCATAATATGAGGAGGCACTGA
- a CDS encoding PadR family transcriptional regulator has product MKEDDFEMPGFHRHMKFENGRSHRTGGIMKLYVLHSLTVEPKTGYDLIKETSEKTDGIWVPSKGMLYPLLKKMEEGGLIVVSDTGSRSKNIYEITEDGRDLLERMIKHRKEAGKRMHVFRRIMADIFGGNFGKAGEFLYEIHQVLDEIPPEKEEEAASITGKCLEELKRLKGNESGNS; this is encoded by the coding sequence ATGAAAGAAGACGACTTTGAAATGCCCGGATTTCACAGGCATATGAAATTCGAAAACGGCAGAAGCCACAGGACCGGCGGGATCATGAAACTCTACGTCCTGCATTCCCTGACAGTCGAACCGAAGACCGGCTACGATCTCATAAAGGAGACCTCGGAGAAGACCGACGGCATATGGGTTCCGAGCAAGGGGATGCTTTATCCGTTGCTGAAGAAGATGGAGGAGGGTGGTCTCATCGTGGTCTCGGATACCGGGTCACGTTCGAAGAATATCTACGAGATCACGGAAGACGGCAGGGATCTCCTGGAAAGAATGATAAAACACAGAAAAGAAGCCGGAAAAAGGATGCACGTTTTCAGGCGGATTATGGCCGACATCTTTGGCGGTAACTTCGGGAAAGCCGGAGAGTTTCTGTATGAAATCCACCAGGTACTCGATGAGATCCCCCCTGAAAAGGAGGAAGAAGCCGCATCGATAACCGGAAAATGTCTTGAGGAGCTAAAGAGGCTGAAAGGAAATGAAAGCGGTAACAGTTGA
- a CDS encoding cache domain-containing protein, protein MKNACSILFVAFIAMAVLLSSGCTSTSEICPACEAAQTADDSDSDSLMQSSLSELQGETYSGLDDLFSRARICAGSVGTADLQEKISEAASGKDYILTIAYIGSDGVLNAISPESGGINVGDSLEYQDSVVRMNENKTPLLTDLFELKQGGYAAAVYYPVFSGDSYQGFISITFVPETFFSKYAAELKEESGFEVMVLQTDGLILYDPDESEAGQQTFNNPAYEDFPGIIEAAEKVVKDWSGSCEYSYYATGTKDEIVKKAFWSTVDTGGNEWRIMVIKNTGEE, encoded by the coding sequence ATGAAAAATGCCTGTTCAATTTTGTTCGTTGCATTTATCGCAATGGCGGTTCTCCTCTCTTCCGGGTGCACATCAACCTCGGAAATATGTCCGGCATGTGAAGCCGCACAAACAGCGGATGATTCCGATTCTGATTCACTCATGCAGTCATCGCTTTCGGAGCTGCAGGGAGAAACATACAGCGGATTGGACGATCTCTTTTCCCGGGCACGGATTTGTGCAGGATCTGTCGGAACTGCCGATCTGCAGGAAAAGATCTCTGAAGCCGCCTCTGGTAAAGACTACATTCTCACAATTGCATACATCGGAAGCGACGGCGTCCTGAACGCTATCTCTCCCGAATCCGGTGGAATTAATGTCGGTGATTCGCTGGAATACCAGGATTCCGTAGTCCGGATGAATGAAAACAAAACCCCGCTCCTGACTGATCTCTTCGAACTGAAGCAGGGCGGATATGCGGCGGCAGTCTATTACCCGGTTTTTTCCGGCGACAGCTACCAGGGGTTCATAAGCATCACCTTCGTCCCCGAGACCTTTTTCAGCAAATATGCGGCAGAACTGAAAGAGGAATCGGGCTTCGAGGTCATGGTTCTCCAGACCGACGGACTGATACTCTACGATCCCGATGAATCCGAAGCAGGACAGCAGACCTTCAACAATCCCGCCTACGAGGATTTCCCCGGAATCATCGAAGCGGCCGAAAAGGTTGTCAAAGACTGGTCCGGAAGCTGCGAATACAGCTATTACGCCACAGGGACGAAGGATGAAATCGTCAAGAAGGCTTTCTGGAGCACTGTGGATACAGGCGGAAACGAATGGAGAATCATGGTTATCAAAAATACCGGTGAAGAATAA
- a CDS encoding CatB-related O-acetyltransferase — protein sequence MKRSVEDYLSDERFAFTGDALKDGFIGQYAVYHEGKKLDYELMKQHPGAIIFEGATISPDCILGENVVVHPGIGITSSEIGDYTYTWSGMHNTKVGKFCSIALHNRICYGFHPSHTFVAMHPAFYSKWNPGALASFTDETIFQESLPVTIGNDVWIGAGCSILDGISIGDGAIIGAGAVVTKDVPDYAIVAGVPARVIKYRFEEEQIELLKDFRWWDRDIEWISEHAGLFTDIEKFCKYIGENY from the coding sequence ATGAAAAGATCAGTTGAAGACTACTTATCAGACGAACGGTTCGCATTCACGGGCGACGCCCTTAAAGACGGATTCATAGGGCAGTATGCCGTTTATCACGAAGGAAAAAAACTCGATTACGAACTGATGAAGCAGCACCCCGGGGCAATAATATTCGAAGGTGCGACCATCTCCCCAGACTGCATACTCGGTGAAAACGTCGTCGTCCACCCCGGAATAGGGATCACGTCATCGGAGATCGGAGACTATACATACACCTGGTCGGGGATGCACAATACGAAGGTCGGAAAATTCTGCTCGATCGCACTCCACAACAGAATCTGCTACGGGTTCCACCCGTCGCACACATTTGTCGCGATGCATCCAGCATTCTACTCGAAATGGAATCCCGGAGCTCTCGCTTCGTTTACCGATGAGACAATATTCCAGGAGAGTCTGCCCGTTACAATAGGAAACGATGTATGGATCGGTGCAGGATGCTCGATCCTCGACGGGATTTCGATCGGCGACGGTGCGATAATAGGGGCGGGAGCCGTCGTCACAAAGGATGTCCCGGATTATGCGATCGTGGCCGGCGTTCCGGCACGGGTGATCAAATACAGGTTCGAAGAGGAACAGATCGAACTCCTGAAAGATTTCAGGTGGTGGGACAGGGATATCGAATGGATCAGCGAGCATGCCGGACTCTTTACCGATATAGAAAAATTCTGTAAATATATCGGGGAGAATTACTAA
- a CDS encoding inorganic phosphate transporter, with translation MEAILFFVTIVFALFFNFVNGMNDAANSIATVIGTRTISPLHAVLLAGSMNFIGPFIFGTAIAETIGVGILEGSVLNCYVLFSAAFTAVLWVLLSTRYGIPISSSHALIGGMMGAAVAYAGLGSVLWPSPATIVSLAIYMAAGGICGAVILLIFAKIKKKEPGIMPLVFFAAGACLVVPVLMVTGTLPISGILAVLIFIVVSPAIGFITAYTLIVVMALILNRKVNRGRINSTMKPLHVLSAAALAISHGANDAQNAMGIITSVLLAAGVLSTFEVPLWVIVSSCLAIAMGTMIGGCNVIDKMANKITHISQYQGFAASTGGAMILSLMTAFGVPVSTTHAISGSIMGAGATRGRAAVNWSASREIVTAWFVTIPASMALSYVVMLLIMAVFG, from the coding sequence ATGGAAGCCATATTATTTTTCGTGACGATAGTTTTCGCTCTTTTTTTCAACTTCGTCAACGGAATGAATGATGCCGCAAATTCGATCGCAACCGTAATCGGAACCCGCACCATATCTCCGCTTCACGCCGTTCTGCTCGCCGGCTCTATGAACTTCATCGGCCCTTTCATCTTCGGAACGGCAATCGCGGAGACAATAGGTGTCGGAATTCTCGAAGGCAGCGTTCTCAACTGTTACGTCCTCTTCTCCGCCGCCTTTACGGCGGTCCTGTGGGTCCTGCTGTCGACAAGATACGGAATCCCGATATCGAGCAGCCACGCCCTGATCGGGGGAATGATGGGTGCGGCGGTTGCATATGCAGGTCTGGGAAGCGTCCTCTGGCCTTCCCCTGCGACAATCGTCTCGCTGGCAATATATATGGCGGCCGGCGGGATCTGCGGGGCCGTAATACTGCTCATATTTGCAAAAATTAAGAAGAAAGAGCCCGGAATAATGCCGCTCGTATTCTTTGCCGCAGGTGCATGCCTGGTGGTGCCCGTTCTTATGGTAACGGGGACCCTGCCGATCTCGGGGATACTTGCAGTGCTGATATTCATAGTCGTCTCACCTGCAATCGGATTCATAACCGCCTATACCCTGATTGTCGTAATGGCCCTGATCCTGAACAGAAAAGTGAACAGGGGCCGGATAAATTCCACGATGAAACCGCTCCATGTGCTCTCCGCCGCTGCCCTCGCAATCAGCCACGGGGCAAACGACGCCCAGAACGCAATGGGTATCATAACGTCGGTCCTTCTTGCAGCAGGTGTTTTGAGCACCTTCGAAGTGCCGCTCTGGGTTATCGTATCGTCATGTCTTGCAATCGCAATGGGGACCATGATCGGCGGATGCAATGTGATCGACAAAATGGCAAACAAGATAACGCATATCAGCCAGTACCAGGGCTTCGCGGCATCAACCGGGGGAGCGATGATTCTCTCGCTGATGACTGCATTCGGTGTTCCCGTCTCGACGACCCACGCGATAAGCGGCTCGATAATGGGCGCAGGCGCCACAAGGGGCCGGGCTGCCGTAAACTGGTCCGCATCCCGCGAGATCGTCACCGCCTGGTTCGTGACCATTCCTGCTTCAATGGCATTGTCTTATGTTGTCATGCTGCTCATAATGGCGGTGTTCGGATGA
- a CDS encoding DUF47 domain-containing protein — MTFFDWLVPKDDKFYDSISLMMEDVNSGINLLSSGVHEMSDLETMHKEMREVEHRTEKRLQEIKELLETAFITPIDPVEINEMVNDIKSMIHLLVDASTHIYIFGKDCETTPDMEEAVSLLKRSMAEMESAFAHLKEKGKPKDILPHYMTVKEIEKEVYLLNARATHRIYTNEPLNIIKYGKIYGRVCDLASLCEDRTGAIYDIAVRQV; from the coding sequence ATGACTTTCTTTGACTGGCTGGTCCCAAAGGACGACAAATTCTATGACTCCATATCCCTTATGATGGAAGATGTAAACAGCGGCATAAACCTTCTTTCCTCCGGCGTGCACGAGATGAGTGACCTCGAAACGATGCACAAAGAGATGCGCGAAGTCGAGCACAGGACCGAGAAGAGGCTGCAGGAGATAAAAGAGCTGCTCGAGACTGCCTTTATCACCCCAATCGATCCTGTGGAGATCAACGAGATGGTAAACGACATCAAATCGATGATTCACCTGCTCGTAGACGCCTCGACCCACATCTACATATTCGGAAAGGACTGCGAAACCACCCCGGACATGGAAGAAGCGGTTTCACTCCTCAAAAGATCAATGGCGGAGATGGAATCGGCATTCGCTCATCTTAAGGAAAAGGGCAAACCGAAGGACATACTGCCCCATTACATGACCGTAAAAGAGATCGAAAAAGAGGTCTACCTGCTGAACGCCCGGGCAACACACAGGATCTATACCAATGAACCCCTGAATATCATAAAATACGGGAAGATCTACGGCAGGGTCTGCGACCTTGCAAGCCTCTGCGAGGACAGGACGGGAGCGATATACGATATAGCGGTCAGGCAGGTATAA
- a CDS encoding DNA alkylation repair protein, whose amino-acid sequence MEEIIGRIREELRSFPEEDRNPGVQRFFKENIKCYGLKSAPVKKVIGSYWKEVKGLEKEEIFSLCEELFSSGYTEEASIASVWAEKCSGRFEEGDIETFHRWIDSYIDNWAKCDVLCNHAVGDYIMMFPHRIADLKEWAKSENRWLRRASAVTLIIPAKKGFFLDDIFEISDILLEDGEDMVQKGYGWMLKDASITHMDEVFAYVMKNKRRMPRTALRYAIERMPKEMKAEAMKKDW is encoded by the coding sequence ATGGAAGAAATAATCGGCAGGATACGAGAGGAGCTGAGATCATTTCCCGAAGAGGACAGGAACCCCGGCGTTCAGAGATTCTTCAAGGAGAATATAAAATGCTACGGGCTAAAGAGCGCCCCTGTAAAAAAAGTCATCGGCAGCTACTGGAAAGAGGTAAAAGGGCTTGAAAAGGAGGAGATCTTTTCACTCTGCGAAGAGCTTTTTTCTTCGGGATACACCGAGGAGGCGTCCATCGCATCGGTCTGGGCCGAGAAGTGCTCAGGCAGGTTCGAAGAAGGCGACATAGAGACTTTCCACCGGTGGATAGATTCGTACATCGATAACTGGGCGAAATGCGACGTCTTATGCAACCATGCGGTCGGGGATTATATCATGATGTTCCCGCACAGGATCGCGGATCTCAAGGAGTGGGCAAAGTCGGAAAACCGCTGGCTGAGAAGAGCTTCGGCGGTCACGCTTATAATCCCGGCGAAGAAGGGATTTTTCCTTGACGACATCTTTGAGATCTCCGATATACTGCTCGAAGACGGGGAAGATATGGTGCAGAAGGGATACGGGTGGATGCTCAAGGATGCGAGCATTACGCACATGGACGAGGTCTTCGCTTACGTAATGAAGAACAAGCGGAGGATGCCCCGGACGGCTCTCAGGTACGCAATCGAACGGATGCCGAAGGAGATGAAGGCTGAAGCGATGAAGAAGGACTGGTAA
- a CDS encoding ABC transporter ATP-binding protein, with protein sequence MIELKNLVKTYGDTNAVDNLSLRIEKGEVFGLLGPNGAGKSTTILMLCGLIQPTSGECLIDGIEVSKNPIEVKRRLGYMPEDVGFYPNLSAGRNLDFFAKLNDIPDTERKERIEVLLRLVGLSGVEKKVGGYSKGMRQRLGIAKALVNDPDVVILDEPTANLDPQGVSDYRRIIRNIAGSGKTILVSSHILSEVSKVCSRVGIMQKGKLVRDGSWDEITRNLDLLGLPEIIINVETESGMPELIHEDIIRVDYFAERTKARISASKDIRADIGRTLYKSGTFPKEICLDAVTTEDAVLSYYNG encoded by the coding sequence ATGATTGAACTGAAGAATCTTGTCAAAACCTATGGCGATACAAACGCCGTAGACAACCTCTCGCTCAGGATCGAAAAAGGAGAGGTGTTCGGACTCCTGGGCCCGAACGGTGCGGGAAAGAGTACGACCATCCTGATGCTCTGCGGGCTCATCCAGCCGACCTCGGGCGAATGCCTCATAGACGGAATAGAAGTCTCGAAGAACCCGATAGAGGTAAAGAGAAGACTCGGCTATATGCCCGAGGATGTAGGATTTTACCCGAATCTTTCGGCCGGTCGGAATCTCGATTTTTTTGCAAAGCTCAATGACATTCCCGATACTGAAAGAAAGGAGAGGATAGAGGTTCTCCTGCGTCTTGTCGGACTGTCGGGAGTCGAAAAGAAGGTCGGCGGTTATTCGAAGGGAATGCGCCAGCGGCTCGGGATTGCAAAGGCACTGGTAAACGATCCCGACGTCGTGATTCTCGACGAGCCTACGGCGAACCTCGATCCGCAGGGTGTCTCCGATTACAGGAGGATCATAAGGAATATCGCCGGGTCGGGCAAGACGATCCTCGTCTCCTCGCATATTCTCTCCGAAGTGAGCAAGGTCTGTTCGAGAGTCGGGATCATGCAGAAGGGCAAGCTCGTCCGGGACGGCAGCTGGGACGAGATCACCCGCAACCTCGATCTCCTCGGTCTCCCCGAGATAATCATCAACGTCGAGACCGAATCCGGAATGCCCGAATTGATCCATGAAGATATCATCCGTGTCGATTATTTCGCTGAAAGGACAAAGGCACGAATCAGCGCTTCAAAGGACATCCGTGCGGATATCGGGCGAACTCTTTATAAATCTGGCACATTCCCGAAGGAGATCTGCCTTGATGCCGTAACGACCGAAGATGCGGTGCTGTCATATTACAACGGGTGA
- a CDS encoding ABC transporter permease — protein MMMRSKGFITIAGKEFSDHLYGRTFLLFLSIIIVVTIIGMAAGSVDYNNQIDSYNEKLVVAGDDPVSGSYIFKPSVMTIFDGVGGLLVSLGAILGIAMGFNLVTKEKESKSLKILLSNPIYRDEVINGKAAGGILALVVALFITLVISLGVMLLFGIVPSADDIGFILLFGVAAFLMIFSYFAISMFMSTVAEDSGTSLVYTLIIFVFLSSLVPVFVWGSTIDMIVGPAPEYPEGLYMDMQYDPVTGGVTGTVVTSASSEDSEEEMAAQDEAMDQYFEEMDEYWSKKDVISGFVNLFSPTSNFKDITDTLTYSVGASSSFGSEDGESPGITDVLGKLLWNFIALIAIPVVFFGGAYVRFMRLDVR, from the coding sequence ATGATGATGAGATCAAAAGGCTTCATTACAATAGCAGGCAAGGAGTTCAGCGATCATCTGTACGGCAGGACGTTTCTCCTCTTCCTTTCGATAATCATCGTCGTAACGATCATCGGAATGGCCGCGGGCTCGGTCGACTACAACAACCAGATAGACAGCTATAATGAAAAACTGGTGGTGGCGGGCGACGATCCGGTCTCCGGTTCATATATCTTCAAGCCGTCGGTCATGACAATCTTCGACGGGGTCGGCGGACTCCTGGTAAGCCTCGGTGCAATCCTCGGGATAGCGATGGGATTCAATCTCGTAACGAAGGAAAAAGAGAGCAAGTCGCTGAAGATCCTGCTCTCCAACCCGATATACCGCGATGAAGTGATCAACGGTAAAGCGGCCGGCGGGATTCTGGCGCTGGTAGTCGCTCTTTTCATAACACTGGTAATCTCTCTCGGAGTTATGCTCTTGTTCGGGATCGTTCCTTCGGCGGATGATATCGGCTTTATACTACTGTTCGGGGTTGCTGCATTCCTGATGATATTTTCATACTTCGCCATCTCGATGTTCATGTCGACGGTTGCAGAGGACAGCGGGACCTCGCTGGTGTATACGCTGATTATCTTCGTCTTCCTCTCCAGTCTCGTGCCGGTATTCGTCTGGGGTTCGACGATCGACATGATCGTCGGTCCGGCCCCGGAATACCCCGAAGGTCTTTACATGGATATGCAGTATGACCCCGTCACCGGCGGAGTGACAGGTACTGTCGTGACATCAGCCTCATCTGAAGATTCTGAAGAGGAAATGGCTGCACAGGATGAGGCGATGGATCAATATTTTGAGGAGATGGATGAATACTGGAGCAAAAAGGATGTAATCTCCGGTTTCGTCAACCTCTTCTCGCCGACCAGCAACTTTAAGGATATCACGGATACGCTGACATATTCGGTAGGGGCTTCATCCTCTTTCGGATCGGAGGACGGAGAAAGTCCCGGCATTACGGATGTTCTCGGGAAGCTTCTCTGGAATTTTATTGCCCTTATTGCAATTCCTGTCGTATTCTTCGGCGGGGCGTATGTCCGTTTCATGAGGCTCGACGTGAGGTAG
- a CDS encoding COG1470 family protein — MGGEYGLGPAFLLITACLLMFFIPQAVSAGTDSTANTEISCTFPGRIVEAGETVTFDLKVKCNLGTNPRMLEFDTFKGEDDWKYHFYSGEKEIDRILMTEGEVIPITFEIDTAGDTAVGIYPVRVRIDDARLWIYITIDKSHAGESGVLKLAVVDEQGENIDGALVKIVDERRHTVIKEVLTSRDGLRTEVDQGDYILYVGSEGYNDAHKDDVSIKCGYTTDAGTIMLEKENYGLTIDVKSPLVTASIGNKPVYEAALTNVGKSDDVFGLDVNGLPGGWYGRYKLTADSTESISKLYIDSGSEKTVFLEIIPPYSVEKGDYFFNMSVESSEKDYSEPLEARITGSSNMVIFSEKYRYDMTKGDSVEIPVTISNKGKGDALTNVRTEVSAPEGWNVRVTPSSVPSIQPGEKATVILTVSPPANIAASDYKISVKVVSDQQEETDEIRIVINESSLVGILGLLLLLGACGGVYYFFRKHERR, encoded by the coding sequence ATGGGAGGAGAATACGGCCTTGGACCTGCCTTCCTGCTGATAACGGCATGCCTGCTCATGTTTTTCATACCGCAGGCCGTCTCCGCCGGTACTGATTCAACCGCAAATACGGAGATCTCGTGTACTTTCCCCGGCCGGATCGTCGAGGCCGGCGAGACCGTGACATTCGACCTGAAGGTAAAATGCAATCTCGGCACCAATCCCCGGATGCTTGAATTCGATACCTTCAAGGGTGAAGATGACTGGAAATATCATTTTTACTCCGGAGAAAAGGAGATCGACAGGATCCTGATGACCGAGGGAGAGGTGATTCCTATAACCTTCGAGATCGATACCGCCGGCGATACGGCTGTCGGGATCTATCCAGTGAGAGTCAGGATCGATGACGCCCGCCTGTGGATATACATTACCATAGACAAGTCTCATGCAGGTGAATCGGGTGTCCTTAAACTGGCTGTAGTCGACGAGCAGGGCGAAAACATAGACGGGGCTTTAGTGAAGATCGTGGATGAAAGGAGGCACACCGTGATTAAGGAGGTGCTGACATCCAGAGACGGCCTCAGGACCGAGGTGGACCAGGGCGATTATATCCTGTATGTCGGGAGTGAAGGCTATAATGATGCGCATAAGGACGACGTTTCGATAAAGTGCGGCTATACTACGGATGCAGGGACGATAATGCTTGAAAAGGAGAACTACGGCCTGACGATCGATGTCAAATCCCCGCTTGTGACCGCGTCGATAGGGAACAAACCAGTCTACGAGGCAGCCTTAACCAATGTCGGAAAGAGCGACGATGTGTTCGGGCTGGATGTAAACGGCCTTCCGGGCGGCTGGTACGGGAGATACAAACTCACGGCGGATTCCACCGAGAGCATATCCAAATTATATATCGATTCAGGTTCGGAGAAGACGGTCTTCCTGGAGATAATACCGCCGTATTCTGTTGAAAAAGGGGATTATTTCTTCAACATGTCGGTGGAGTCGTCTGAAAAAGATTACTCCGAACCGCTTGAGGCGAGGATCACAGGCAGCAGCAACATGGTGATATTCTCGGAAAAATACCGTTACGATATGACGAAGGGAGACTCCGTTGAGATTCCGGTGACGATATCGAACAAGGGCAAGGGCGATGCCCTGACCAATGTAAGAACTGAGGTGTCGGCTCCCGAAGGGTGGAACGTAAGGGTAACGCCGTCTTCCGTTCCTTCCATTCAGCCGGGGGAGAAAGCGACCGTGATCCTGACGGTCAGTCCGCCGGCGAACATCGCAGCATCGGATTACAAGATCTCGGTCAAGGTCGTCTCGGACCAGCAGGAAGAGACGGACGAGATCAGGATTGTGATCAATGAAAGCTCGCTTGTCGGAATTCTCGGGCTGCTGCTGCTTCTGGGCGCCTGCGGGGGTGTGTATTACTTCTTCAGGAAACACGAGAGGAGGTAG
- a CDS encoding DUF2178 domain-containing protein → MKIQTYFLCLICIAIAVAVLVILGFRSANPLVPAIVILAGIAAVYFCRRRVTDVVTDDLSEMINGKAAVKTLEVVIIALVIIFLGTTTYFSYGGHGSGTHVGDDGSTVVSFMQFYPPGNVIYIDNYSLEDPPGLTGNDLLGLERLFVEGHKVRDFPYVAGAALGFAAVVLAAVFAAFSLYYSRKYGCNEDEEQD, encoded by the coding sequence ATGAAGATCCAGACATACTTCCTCTGCCTGATATGTATTGCAATAGCGGTTGCGGTCCTGGTTATATTGGGGTTTAGATCGGCCAATCCGCTTGTTCCTGCCATAGTAATACTTGCGGGTATCGCCGCCGTGTACTTTTGCCGCAGGAGGGTGACCGATGTCGTCACGGACGATCTCTCCGAGATGATAAACGGGAAAGCGGCAGTTAAAACGCTTGAAGTCGTGATTATCGCCCTGGTAATTATCTTTCTCGGGACGACGACATATTTCTCGTACGGAGGTCACGGTTCCGGTACGCACGTTGGGGATGATGGTTCTACGGTGGTATCGTTCATGCAGTTTTACCCGCCCGGAAATGTGATCTACATCGACAATTATTCCCTTGAGGACCCTCCGGGGCTCACCGGCAACGATCTCCTGGGTCTTGAGAGATTATTCGTTGAAGGTCATAAGGTCAGGGATTTCCCCTATGTCGCAGGGGCGGCCCTCGGCTTTGCCGCTGTGGTGCTGGCTGCGGTCTTTGCGGCATTTTCATTATATTACAGCCGAAAGTATGGGTGTAACGAAGATGAAGAACAGGATTAA